A window from Melopsittacus undulatus isolate bMelUnd1 chromosome Z, bMelUnd1.mat.Z, whole genome shotgun sequence encodes these proteins:
- the DIMT1 gene encoding dimethyladenosine transferase isoform X2, whose translation MLEKVKKVIACEIDPRLVGELQKRVQGMSLANKLEIRVGDVLKTDLPFFDACVANLPYQISSPFVFKLLLHRPFFRCAILMFQREFALRLVAKPGTKLYCRLSINTQLLARVDHLMKVGKNNFRPPPKVESSVVRIEPKNPPPPVNFQEWDGLVRIAFVRKNKTLSAAFKSSAVEQLLDHNYRIHCSLHNTEIPENFKIAEKIHAVLENTGYSEKRARSMDIDDFISLLHGFNAEGIHFS comes from the exons TCAGAAGAGAGTGCAGGGCAT GAGTCTGGCAAACAAACTAGAAATCAGGGTTGGAGATGTCTTGAAAACAGATTTGCCGTTCTTTGATGCATGCGTGGCTAACTTGCCCTACCAG atttcttcaccttttgttttcaagttgCTGCTTCACAGACCTTTTTTCAG GTGTGCAATACTTATGTTTCAAAGGGAATTTGCACTTCGTTTGGTTGCCAAACCAGGAACTAAACTATACTGCAGACTCTCTATTAATACTCAGTTACTAGCTAGAGTGGATCATCTGATGAAG GTTGGAAAGAACAATTTCAGGCCTCCTCCCAAAGTGGAATCCAGTGTTGTCAGAATAGAGCCAAAGAACCCACCACCACCTGTTAACTTCCAG gagTGGGATGGTCTGGTAAGAATAGCCTTTGTTAGGAAAAACAAGACACTCTCCGCAGCATTTAA GTCAAGTGCTGTAGAGCAGTTACTGGATCATAATTACCGAATTCATTGTTCCTTACATAATACA GAAATACCTGAAAACTTCAAAATTGCAGAGAAAATACATGCAGTCCTAGAAAATACAGGTTACTCTGAAAAACGAGCCCGTTCAATGGATATAGATGATTTTATtag CTTGCTACATGGCTTCAACGCAGAAGGCATCCATTTCTCATAG